One genomic segment of Rhabdothermincola salaria includes these proteins:
- a CDS encoding D-2-hydroxyacid dehydrogenase, translating to MSRSRPVIAVVVDPRDGDPPGLERLREIATVEVVRRAPELVAAVERADVLAVYDFRTTLVADLGERAGELAWIHAASAGVDAVLTPSVVRSDTVVTNAQGVFDEPIAEWVLAVLLLFAKDLRRSLDLQAHRTWRHRESDRLAGRHVLVVGAGSIGGAIARLLGAAGMQVRGVARTARPDDPDFDAVVATADLHAELARADDVVVAAPLTPATHHLLDAEAFQAMRPGARLVNVGRGPVVDEAALLDALRAGRVGAAALDVFETEPLDPDHPFWTMEQVLVSPHMSGDVDGWVAALGTQFTDNVQRWIADEPLRHVVDKQALTGGGA from the coding sequence GTGAGCCGGAGCCGACCCGTCATCGCCGTGGTGGTGGACCCCCGCGATGGCGACCCGCCCGGGCTCGAGCGCCTCCGCGAGATCGCCACCGTCGAGGTCGTCCGCCGAGCGCCCGAGCTCGTCGCCGCCGTGGAGCGCGCCGACGTGCTCGCCGTCTACGACTTCCGCACCACCCTCGTCGCCGACCTCGGCGAGCGGGCCGGCGAGCTGGCCTGGATCCACGCCGCCAGCGCCGGCGTCGACGCGGTGCTCACCCCCTCGGTGGTGCGTAGCGACACCGTCGTCACCAACGCCCAGGGCGTGTTCGACGAACCCATCGCCGAATGGGTGCTCGCCGTGCTGTTGCTGTTCGCCAAGGACCTGCGCCGCAGCCTCGACCTGCAGGCCCATCGCACCTGGCGCCACCGCGAGAGCGACCGCCTCGCCGGCCGGCACGTGCTGGTCGTCGGCGCCGGCTCCATCGGCGGGGCCATCGCCCGCCTCCTCGGCGCCGCCGGCATGCAGGTCCGCGGCGTCGCCCGCACGGCCCGACCCGACGATCCCGACTTCGACGCCGTGGTGGCCACCGCCGACCTCCACGCCGAGCTGGCCCGGGCCGACGACGTCGTGGTCGCGGCTCCTCTCACCCCCGCCACCCACCACCTCCTCGACGCCGAGGCCTTCCAGGCCATGAGGCCGGGCGCCCGACTCGTCAACGTCGGCCGGGGACCGGTCGTCGACGAGGCCGCCCTGCTCGACGCCCTGCGCGCCGGTCGGGTCGGCGCCGCCGCCCTCGACGTCTTCGAGACCGAACCGCTCGACCCCGACCACCCCTTCTGGACCATGGAGCAGGTGCTGGTGTCACCCCACATGTCTGGCGACGTCGACGGCTGGGTGGCCGCCCTCGGAACCCAGTTCACCGACAACGTCCAGCGCTGGATCGCCGACGAGCCCCTCCGCCACGTCGTCGACAAGCAGGCCCTGACCGGAGGTGGCGCGTGA
- a CDS encoding amidase: MSNIEWMSATELLDGYRRGDLSPVEVVDHLLDRIDRHDPAVNAWCFLDPERTRADAAASAERWAAGEPIGRLDGVPVGIKDVFLTEGWPTRKGSATVDPAGPWPDDSPCVSALRRNGAVLLGKTTTPELGWKGVTDAPATGTTRNPWAVELTPGGSSGGSSAALAAGMVPLALGTDGGGSIRIPAAFAGVAGIKPTWGRVPHWPVSPYGGLAHAGPMARTIADTALLLDVLAEPDHRDPAALLPDGIGHLAACGGGIAGVRVAFSADLGFVDVDPEVAALVTDAAATFTDLGAHVDAADPGFDDPVDTFSVLWNSGAAQATSADTPDQHRLRDPGLREICADGRRYSAVDYIDALNRRGALAVSMGEFHQRHDLLVTPAVPIAAFRAGVEVPDGWPHPRWMSWTPFSYPFNLTQQPAVSVPCGFTSAGLPVGLQIIGPRGADALVLRAAHAYETARPFHLRHPDLG, translated from the coding sequence GTGAGCAACATCGAGTGGATGAGCGCCACCGAGCTGCTCGACGGCTATCGCCGGGGCGACCTCTCCCCCGTCGAGGTGGTCGACCACCTCCTCGATCGCATCGATCGCCACGACCCGGCGGTGAACGCCTGGTGCTTCCTCGACCCCGAGCGCACCCGCGCCGACGCCGCCGCCTCCGCCGAACGCTGGGCAGCCGGCGAACCGATCGGACGCCTCGACGGCGTGCCCGTCGGCATCAAGGACGTCTTCCTCACCGAGGGCTGGCCCACCCGCAAGGGGTCGGCCACCGTCGACCCCGCCGGACCGTGGCCCGACGACTCCCCCTGCGTCAGCGCCCTGCGCCGCAACGGGGCGGTGCTGCTGGGCAAGACCACCACCCCGGAGCTGGGCTGGAAGGGCGTCACCGACGCCCCCGCCACCGGCACCACCCGCAACCCCTGGGCCGTCGAGCTCACGCCCGGCGGGTCGAGCGGCGGCAGCTCCGCCGCCCTCGCCGCCGGCATGGTGCCCCTCGCGCTCGGCACCGACGGCGGCGGCTCCATCCGGATCCCCGCCGCCTTCGCCGGGGTGGCCGGCATCAAGCCCACGTGGGGCCGGGTGCCGCACTGGCCGGTGAGCCCCTACGGCGGGCTGGCCCACGCCGGGCCGATGGCGCGCACCATCGCCGACACCGCCCTGCTGCTCGACGTGCTGGCCGAACCCGACCACCGCGACCCCGCCGCTCTGCTGCCCGACGGCATCGGCCACCTCGCCGCATGCGGCGGGGGGATCGCCGGGGTGCGGGTGGCCTTCAGCGCGGATCTCGGGTTCGTGGACGTCGACCCCGAGGTGGCCGCCCTCGTCACCGACGCGGCCGCCACCTTCACCGACCTCGGCGCCCACGTCGACGCCGCCGACCCCGGCTTCGACGACCCGGTCGACACCTTCTCGGTGCTGTGGAACAGCGGGGCGGCCCAGGCCACGAGCGCCGACACCCCGGACCAGCACCGCCTCCGCGACCCCGGCCTGCGCGAAATCTGCGCCGACGGCAGGCGGTACTCCGCCGTCGACTACATCGACGCCCTCAACCGCCGGGGCGCGCTGGCGGTCTCGATGGGCGAGTTCCACCAGCGCCACGACCTGCTCGTCACGCCGGCGGTCCCCATCGCCGCCTTCCGGGCCGGCGTGGAGGTGCCCGACGGCTGGCCGCACCCACGCTGGATGTCGTGGACGCCGTTCTCGTACCCGTTCAACCTCACCCAGCAGCCCGCCGTCTCGGTGCCCTGCGGCTTCACCTCAGCCGGCCTGCCCGTCGGCCTGCAGATCATCGGTCCCCGTGGCGCCGACGCGCTGGTGCTGCGGGCGGCCCACGCCTACGAGACGGCCCGGCCGTTCCACCTCCGCCATCCCGACCTGGGCTGA
- a CDS encoding aldehyde dehydrogenase family protein: MDQTPVTIAGTPTTTQESVEVLNPYTGAVVAEVPLCGPDEVDRACTHAKEVLRADDLALHQRVAVLETASRLIAERAEDLARTLAVEAGKPIRTARGEVARAVDTFAFAGAEARHLGGEVLPMAASASGAGKLGFALRVPAGVVAAISPFNFPLNLVAHKLAPAIAAGCPVVLKPAPQTPLTALALVDLLVDAGLPADWISVVTDRRAEAGGPLVEHPVPAVVTFTGSVPVGWGIAAAAPRKRVLLELGSNSPLLVEPDADLDGLAARCGPAAFGFAGQSCISVQRLLVHRSVHDQLVDALARTADGLVVGDPLDEATDVGPLIAPDEADRVQSWIAEAVAAGARVVAGGDREGGVLRPTVVTGVDTDSDLWRREVFGPVVAVRAYDSFDEAIALANDSDFGLHAGVFTNDLRTALRAVRELDFGGVLVNEVPTFRADQQPYGGVRDAGNTREGPAYAIEEMTTLRFVSLQA, from the coding sequence GTGGACCAGACGCCCGTCACCATCGCCGGCACCCCCACCACCACCCAGGAGTCGGTGGAGGTCCTCAACCCCTACACCGGGGCCGTCGTCGCCGAGGTCCCCCTCTGCGGGCCCGACGAGGTCGACCGGGCCTGCACCCACGCCAAGGAGGTCCTGCGCGCCGACGACCTCGCCCTGCACCAGCGGGTGGCCGTGCTGGAGACCGCCTCCCGGTTGATCGCCGAGCGGGCCGAGGACCTGGCCCGCACGTTGGCCGTCGAGGCCGGCAAGCCCATCCGCACCGCCCGGGGCGAGGTGGCCCGTGCCGTCGACACCTTCGCCTTCGCCGGCGCCGAGGCCCGCCACCTCGGAGGCGAGGTGCTGCCCATGGCCGCCTCGGCCAGCGGTGCCGGCAAGTTGGGCTTCGCCCTGCGCGTCCCCGCCGGCGTGGTGGCCGCCATCTCGCCGTTCAACTTCCCGCTCAACCTGGTGGCCCACAAGCTGGCCCCGGCCATCGCCGCCGGGTGCCCGGTGGTGCTCAAGCCCGCCCCGCAGACCCCGCTCACCGCCCTGGCCCTCGTCGACCTGCTCGTCGACGCCGGCCTCCCGGCCGACTGGATCTCGGTGGTGACCGACCGCCGGGCCGAGGCCGGCGGCCCCCTCGTGGAGCATCCGGTCCCCGCCGTGGTCACCTTCACCGGCTCGGTGCCGGTCGGCTGGGGCATCGCCGCCGCCGCCCCCCGCAAGCGGGTGCTGCTCGAGCTCGGATCGAACTCCCCCCTCCTCGTCGAGCCCGACGCCGACCTCGACGGGCTGGCCGCCCGCTGCGGGCCGGCCGCCTTCGGCTTCGCCGGCCAGAGCTGCATCTCCGTGCAGCGCCTGCTGGTGCACCGCTCCGTGCACGACCAGTTGGTGGACGCCCTGGCCCGCACCGCCGACGGGCTGGTGGTGGGCGACCCCCTTGACGAGGCCACCGACGTCGGACCGCTCATCGCCCCCGACGAAGCCGATCGGGTGCAGTCCTGGATCGCCGAGGCCGTGGCCGCCGGCGCCCGGGTGGTGGCCGGAGGCGATCGCGAGGGCGGCGTGCTACGCCCGACCGTGGTGACGGGCGTCGACACCGACAGCGACCTGTGGCGTCGCGAGGTGTTCGGCCCGGTGGTGGCGGTGCGGGCCTACGACAGCTTCGACGAGGCGATCGCCCTGGCCAACGACAGCGACTTCGGGCTCCACGCCGGGGTGTTCACCAACGACCTGCGCACCGCCCTGCGAGCCGTGCGCGAGCTCGACTTCGGTGGCGTGCTCGTCAACGAGGTGCCCACCTTCCGTGCCGACCAGCAGCCCTACGGCGGCGTGCGCGATGCCGGCAACACCCGCGAGGGGCCCGCCTACGCCATCGAGGAGATGACCACGCTGCGCTTCGTGAGCCTCCAGGCCTGA
- a CDS encoding aspartate aminotransferase family protein codes for MATRSPLLLQATTVEAVRGEGCWLVDADGHRHLDFTAGIGVTSTGHCHPRVVEAIRHQAGELIHGQVTTVMHPRLDELSDALCAALPGFGSVFVANSGSEAVEAALRLARHATGRPNLVAFQGGFHGRTMGAASLTTSKLAVRAGLQPLMGGVVLAPFPYAHRYGWSEDEAVAFCLRELDHLFATTTAPSETAAIIIEPVLGEGGYVPAPDAFLRGLRERCDRHGILLVADEVQTGVGRTGRMWGMDHSGVHPDVVVVAKGLASGMPLSAIVASPELMAAGAPGSQGGTYGGNPVACAAAVATLDVVADEDLVANSATQGERLVAGVRALAAAHPEIADVRGRGLMIGVELADGPGHSAGELVQAVRVAATEAGLLTLACGASGQVLRLIPPLVVSAEEVDDGLARLAEAFDKALAGT; via the coding sequence ATGGCCACACGCTCCCCGCTGCTGCTCCAGGCCACCACCGTCGAGGCGGTGCGTGGCGAGGGGTGCTGGCTCGTCGACGCCGACGGTCACCGCCACCTCGACTTCACCGCCGGCATCGGGGTCACCAGCACCGGGCACTGCCATCCCCGGGTGGTGGAGGCCATCCGCCACCAGGCGGGGGAGCTCATCCACGGGCAGGTCACCACGGTGATGCACCCTCGCCTCGACGAGCTCAGCGATGCCCTCTGCGCGGCGCTGCCCGGCTTCGGCTCGGTGTTCGTGGCCAACTCCGGGTCCGAGGCGGTCGAAGCGGCCCTGCGCCTTGCCCGCCACGCCACCGGGCGCCCCAACCTGGTGGCCTTCCAGGGGGGCTTCCACGGTCGCACCATGGGTGCGGCATCGCTCACCACCTCCAAGCTGGCCGTGCGCGCCGGGCTGCAGCCGCTCATGGGCGGGGTGGTGCTGGCGCCGTTCCCCTACGCCCACCGCTACGGATGGTCCGAGGACGAGGCGGTGGCCTTCTGCCTGCGTGAGCTCGACCACCTCTTCGCCACCACCACGGCCCCCTCCGAGACCGCGGCGATCATCATCGAGCCCGTGCTGGGCGAGGGTGGCTACGTGCCGGCCCCGGACGCCTTCCTCCGAGGGCTGCGCGAGCGCTGCGACCGCCACGGCATCTTGCTGGTCGCCGACGAGGTGCAGACCGGCGTGGGCCGCACCGGGCGCATGTGGGGCATGGACCACTCGGGCGTGCACCCCGACGTGGTGGTGGTGGCCAAGGGCCTGGCCAGCGGCATGCCGTTGTCGGCCATCGTGGCCTCCCCCGAGCTCATGGCCGCCGGCGCACCCGGCTCCCAGGGTGGCACCTACGGCGGCAACCCGGTGGCCTGCGCGGCCGCGGTCGCCACCCTCGACGTGGTGGCCGACGAGGACCTGGTCGCCAACTCCGCCACCCAGGGCGAGCGACTCGTCGCCGGGGTGCGGGCCCTCGCTGCCGCCCACCCCGAGATCGCCGACGTGCGCGGTCGTGGCCTCATGATCGGCGTCGAGCTGGCCGACGGTCCCGGGCACAGCGCCGGCGAGCTGGTGCAGGCGGTGCGGGTGGCGGCCACCGAGGCCGGGCTGTTGACCCTGGCGTGCGGGGCCAGCGGCCAGGTGCTGCGCCTCATCCCGCCGCTGGTGGTCAGCGCCGAGGAGGTCGACGACGGGCTGGCCCGCCTGGCCGAGGCCTTCGACAAGGCCCTCGCCGGGACCTGA
- a CDS encoding DUF3830 family protein: MPREIEVVLPTRGVVAIAHLLDDDAPRTCAAVWDALPLGGDIFHAKYARNELYTFVPPFAPAAIGLENPTITPIPGDLVYFEFGAGMLPAGSYGYADDEGVAGADSVIDLALFYGRNNLLVNGDVGWVPGNVFGTVVEGLDELAAAGNDVWRRGAVGESLQFRRRS; this comes from the coding sequence ATGCCCCGCGAGATCGAGGTGGTCCTGCCCACCCGTGGAGTGGTGGCGATCGCCCACCTGCTCGACGACGACGCCCCCCGGACCTGCGCCGCGGTGTGGGACGCCCTCCCCCTGGGCGGCGACATCTTCCACGCCAAGTACGCCCGCAACGAGCTCTACACGTTCGTGCCCCCCTTCGCGCCGGCCGCCATCGGCCTCGAGAACCCGACCATCACGCCCATCCCGGGCGACCTCGTGTACTTCGAGTTCGGGGCCGGGATGCTGCCGGCGGGCAGCTACGGCTACGCCGACGACGAGGGCGTCGCCGGGGCCGACTCGGTCATCGACCTGGCCCTCTTCTACGGTCGAAACAACCTGCTGGTGAACGGCGACGTGGGCTGGGTGCCAGGCAATGTCTTCGGCACCGTGGTCGAAGGTCTCGACGAGCTGGCCGCCGCCGGCAACGACGTGTGGCGCCGGGGCGCCGTCGGCGAGTCCCTCCAGTTCCGCCGCCGCTCCTGA
- a CDS encoding maleate cis-trans isomerase family protein, with amino-acid sequence MASRLEPSPVVQVVHTSVGEDAHRVDALLDLGGPDRLAQGAAELDRPDAVLWACTSGSFVFGLDGARRQVEPLSEQLGVPASSTSFAFVNAIRTLGVERVAVAATYPPDVTEAFASFLAEAGITVVATGAEDIITATEVGTFGPERVLGFVTSGDHPDAEAVLVPDTALHSAGVVVDLEQRLAKPVLTANLVTMWEALRLAGALGRIRAEGLGRLFAT; translated from the coding sequence ATGGCCTCTCGGCTCGAGCCGTCACCCGTCGTGCAGGTGGTCCACACCTCGGTGGGGGAGGACGCCCACCGCGTGGACGCCCTGCTCGATCTGGGAGGCCCGGACCGGCTGGCCCAGGGCGCCGCCGAGCTCGACCGGCCCGACGCGGTGCTGTGGGCGTGCACGTCGGGCAGCTTCGTGTTCGGCCTCGACGGGGCCCGTCGCCAGGTCGAACCGCTCTCCGAGCAGCTGGGCGTGCCCGCCTCCTCGACGTCGTTCGCGTTCGTGAACGCCATCCGCACCCTGGGGGTGGAGCGGGTGGCGGTGGCCGCCACCTATCCCCCGGACGTCACCGAGGCGTTCGCGTCGTTCCTGGCCGAGGCGGGCATCACGGTGGTGGCCACCGGGGCGGAGGACATCATCACCGCCACCGAGGTGGGCACGTTCGGGCCCGAGCGGGTGCTGGGGTTCGTGACCTCCGGCGACCATCCCGACGCCGAGGCCGTGCTCGTCCCCGACACCGCCCTGCACTCCGCCGGCGTGGTGGTCGACCTCGAGCAGCGTCTGGCCAAGCCGGTGCTGACCGCCAACCTGGTCACCATGTGGGAGGCACTGCGCCTCGCCGGTGCGCTGGGGCGGATCCGGGCCGAGGGGCTCGGGCGGCTCTTCGCCACCTGA